Proteins encoded by one window of Bryobacteraceae bacterium:
- a CDS encoding enolase C-terminal domain-like protein, translated as MTRRDLLKAAPIAAALPAFPFQDERSKLKITDVRLVRTRQRKPLPSYKPAPGAWSTQGVEVANPVSIYPEYKATRSLFNPDPGGVSSFTVEITTDKGIKGYGNGGPGGGDVVTGHLKKLLLGKDPFDIERNWDLCWRSTMSYGRMGVTMNAISGVDMALWDIVGKATNMPVYQLIGGKVKDRVPAYCTGNDIEQHVDFGYKRLKLAIPHGPASGRDGMKENVELVKRARGALGPDGDIMLDCWMSWTEWYTVEMCQMLEPYRVYWVEEVLQPHDYAGFGRLNSTIKSTRIATGEHEYGRYGFRYLLEAHGASIWQPDIQWCGGLTELIKIAAMASAYDIPVIPHGGGLNGAIHFTISHVNAPWAELFLPPPGGPKEAYQIHEDQYQISRGPEGIYTKPHDRPGWGWDIEVV; from the coding sequence ATGACACGCCGCGACCTTCTCAAAGCCGCCCCCATCGCCGCCGCCCTTCCGGCCTTCCCGTTCCAGGACGAGCGGAGCAAACTCAAGATCACCGACGTGCGCCTCGTCCGCACGCGCCAACGCAAGCCGCTGCCAAGCTACAAGCCCGCGCCCGGCGCGTGGTCCACGCAGGGAGTCGAGGTCGCCAACCCGGTCTCGATCTACCCCGAGTACAAGGCCACGCGATCCCTCTTCAATCCCGACCCCGGCGGCGTGTCGAGCTTCACCGTCGAGATCACGACCGACAAAGGGATTAAGGGCTACGGCAATGGCGGACCCGGCGGCGGCGACGTCGTCACCGGACACCTGAAGAAACTGCTCCTCGGCAAGGACCCTTTCGATATCGAACGCAACTGGGATCTTTGCTGGCGCTCCACGATGAGCTACGGCCGCATGGGCGTCACCATGAACGCCATCAGCGGGGTGGACATGGCGCTTTGGGACATCGTTGGCAAGGCGACGAACATGCCGGTGTACCAGTTGATCGGCGGCAAGGTGAAGGATCGCGTGCCTGCCTACTGCACCGGCAACGACATCGAGCAGCACGTCGACTTCGGATACAAGCGGCTCAAGCTCGCAATCCCGCATGGCCCCGCCAGCGGCCGCGACGGCATGAAGGAGAACGTGGAACTCGTGAAGCGGGCGCGCGGCGCGCTGGGCCCGGACGGCGACATTATGCTCGATTGCTGGATGTCTTGGACCGAATGGTACACAGTCGAGATGTGCCAGATGCTCGAGCCGTATCGGGTGTATTGGGTAGAGGAAGTACTCCAGCCGCACGACTACGCCGGCTTCGGCCGCCTGAACTCGACGATCAAGTCCACCCGCATCGCCACCGGCGAGCATGAATACGGCCGCTACGGATTCCGCTACCTGCTCGAAGCCCACGGTGCGTCGATCTGGCAGCCCGACATCCAATGGTGCGGCGGGCTTACCGAGTTGATCAAGATCGCCGCCATGGCGTCGGCCTACGACATCCCGGTGATCCCGCACGGCGGCGGCCTCAATGGCGCCATTCATTTCACCATCTCGCACGTCAACGCTCCGTGGGCGGAGCTCTTCCTGCCGCCTCCTGGGGGACCGAAGGAAGCCTACCAGATCCACGAAGACCAATACCAGATTTCGCGAGGACCGGAAGGAATCTACACCAAGCCGCACGACCGTCCCGGTTGGGGGTGGGACATCGAAGTCGTATAA